One Trichomycterus rosablanca isolate fTriRos1 chromosome 12, fTriRos1.hap1, whole genome shotgun sequence DNA window includes the following coding sequences:
- the igfbp5b gene encoding insulin-like growth factor-binding protein 5b yields the protein MLLNLFLLVPFLASLRRSEGSYVPCEPCDQKALSMCPPEPKGCQLVKEPGCGCCLTCALAEGQPCGVYTSTCALGLRCLPRDGEEKPLHALLHGRGLCTNEKGYKASHPPVDRESKEHDEAVKADAPEEPLPPAKVPIYPKQDMINSRKQAAMLKERIKQQEKLRSVGPPDFPPLQVDKHETEFGPCRRKLDGIIKGIKDTPRVLAPALYLPNCDRKGFFKRKQCKPSLGRKRGICWCVDKYGVKLPGTDYMGGNIQCKDLENINNSE from the exons ATGCTCCTGAATCTCTTTCTCTTGGTGCCTTTTCTGGCCTCGTTGCGCCGATCCGAGGGCTCGTATGTGCCCTGCGAACCGTGCGACCAGAAGGCGCTGTCCATGTGCCCGCCCGAGCCCAAGGGCTGCCAGCTTGTGAAGGAGCCCGGCTGCGGCTGCTGCCTCACATGCGCGCTGGCGGAGGGGCAGCCGTGCGGCGTTTACACCAGCACATGCGCACTCGGTTTGCGCTGCCTGCCGCGGGACGGAGAGGAGAAGCCGCTGCACGCACTGCTGCACGGCCGGGGACTGTGCACCAACGAGAAGGGCTACAAGGCGTCGCATCCGCCCGTGG ATCGCGAGTCGAAGGAGCACGACGAGGCGGTGAAGGCCGACGCCCCGGAGGAGCCGCTGCCCCCCGCCAAAGTGCCCATCTACCCCAAGCAGGACATGATCAACAGCAGGAAGCAGGCGGCCATGCTGAAGGAGAGGATCAAGCAGCAGGAGAAGCTGAGGTCCGTGGGGCCGCCCGACTTCCCGCCGCTGCAGGTGGACAAACACGAGACCGAATTC GGTCCCTGCAGGAGGAAGCTGGACGGGATCATAAAGGGGATAAAGGACACGCCCCGCGTTTTAGCTCCCGCGCTTTACCTGCCCAACTGCGACCGGAAGGGATTTTTCAAGCGCAAACAG TGCAAGCCCTCCCTCGGGCGGAAACGGGGCATCTGTTGGTGCGTGGACAAGTACGGCGTGAAGCTCCCCGGCACCGACTACATGGGCGGGAACATCCAGTGCAAAGACCTGGAGAACATCAACAACAGCGAGTGA